ATCCGGTACCGCCAATAAACTTTTCTTGCTCGTGTCCAGCAggaactttttcttctcttcacaATACACGAATGAAGGCACATCGAAAGCACTGATGACGCGGAATATCGTTTCTGAATCATCCAATCCcgtgttgtttgcttccttaaTAGCCAGTTCGATGTGTTGCTTTTCAACCACCGGGAGACTTAAACATTGGCCCTGAACGTGGTTAGCCACATTCGTAATCCATTTCTTGCGTTCCGTTTCATCGAGCGGATGTAGCTGTTGGGCAAGGAATGTACTTGCTTCACTGAAATAAGTGCAACATTTCTAAAACGGAACGATACTATATAAACAAATCTCATTTGTACCTTCGAATCTGGAACCCACCGAGAGAAAAGCGGGTTGTTATTTGTGCTTTTAATCGAGATATTTCGCTCATTTCCTGTGCACTGTGCTTTGTTGTtcacaaatttaatttcactctGCATGCCAAGCAAATCTTCGCGCCTAGATGGTTTGCTGGTTATACACACGGTTTGGTAACATTACTTGTTCCCTGTCAAATTGACTTTACTCGCTGTCAAACAGTAGCAATTTGCACGATCAATTGGCTTTTTGcattatgaaacaaaaaatacatggtaaTTTGTTGAGATATTcattttctatgttttttaACTAACATAAATGTGTGGagataaatttcagaaaagttGAAAGAAATGTGACTCCAtatgttttgttattgtaGATATGCAGCAGAACAATCAGGTTGACAGAACGATCTACCATTTGGCGCGCAAATGAGACTGTCAGTTGAGCTTGGAATGGTATTGTTTTGGAACTGGAACGGTGAAATACTCTTTTCGTAAAAATGTTTTCGAcaaacacaggaaaatatAACGCAGAAAAAGCGGAAGGGTAAGAATTTGGTGTGCATTTCCTCTCCTAACTATTACGACATTTTATTCATGCCCGGTGTATTCCAACAGTGATGATACAAACGAGATCGGCTACCGACAGTCTCGAGAGAATGACCAAATCGATCTCAAGTACGGGTTCGAACGGGTGAAAGACACGCAAGAACGCACAGGCTATCTTATCAACATACACTCGGTAAGTAGCAAACATTTTATCGATTCGAGCGCCCTGTCCAAAGTTGTACTTCACATTCACTTTACAGACGGAAATTCTTAATGAGGACCGCCGACTGGTAGCCGCTTTGGATATGTATTTCTTACAAATGGACGGAAGTCGTTATAAAACAACGGTCATCTACGCTCCCTACCTGTTGCTGATCACACGCGACGGCACCTCCCTGGAAGTGGCCAAGTTTCTAGGTAAAAAGTACTCCGGTCAGTTGCTTGCCATTGAACACATACAAAAGGAAGATCTCGATTTGCCGAATCATTTGAGCGGGTTGAAGCAAAATTTGCTTAAATTGCGCTTTCCGAACACGACACAGATGAACAAGGTAAAGCGTGATCTGAACACTGCGGTACGCAAAAATCGGGAGCGTGAAAAGGCCAACACGTATTACATGCAGATGTTGAGCACCTCGCTGTCGACCGCAATTCGCTTCGATGGTACCGAAGGCGAAGGAAGCGGACCGAATCAGAATGTGGATTTTTATGACTACATTGTGGACATACGAGAGCACGACGTACCGTACCACGTTCGAGTGTCTATTGACTTGAACATATTCTGTGGCACGTGGTATACAGTCCGGTGCCGGGGTGGGGATGAACCGCCAGTTATTACGCCTCGCCCCGACATCATAGATCGTCCTGAGCCGGTCATATTAGCGTTCGATATCGAAACTACGAAACTACCGCTCAAGTTTCCAGACGCGCAAACCGATCAAATTATGATGATATCCTACATGATCGATGGACAGGGCTATTTGATCACGAACCGTGAGATCATTAGTGGCGATGTAGATGATTTCGAGTACACCCCGAAGCCAGAATTCGAAGGCAACTTTATAGTTTTTAACGAAGCTAACGAGCTGGGGCTGTTGCAGAAATTCTTCGACCATATCCTGGAGGTAAAACCGCACATCTTTGTAACGTACAACGGTGACTTTTTCGATTGGCCGTTCGTTGAAGCACGTGCAGCAGTATACGATCTGGATATGCGACGCGAGATAGGTTTCTCAAAGGTAAATGGGCGCGATGGCAATTATCTGTGCCGTCCTGCAATGCATCTCGATTGTTTGTGTTGGGTGAAGCGTGATTCGTATCTTCCGGTTGGTTCGCATGGTTTGAAAGCGGTCGCGAAGAGTAAACTGCGGTACGATCCCGTCGAATTGGACCCGGAAGAGATGTGCCGGATGGCGGTGGAGCAACCGCAGGTGTTGGCCAACTattcggtctcggatgcggtAGCTACGTACTACCTGTATATGAAGTATGTGCACCCATTCATCTTTGCGCTGGCAACGATCATTCCGATGGAACCGGATGAAATACTGCGGAAAGGTTCGGGAACGCTTTGCGAATCGTTGCTTATGAAGGAAGCGTTCAAGGTGAACATTGTATTTCCTAACAAGCAAGTGTCGGAGTTGAATAAACTTACCAACGATGGGCATGTCCTGGACTCGGAAACGTACGTAGGAGGACACGTGGAAGCGCTCGAATCCGGTGTGTTTCGCGCTGACATCAGTACTCGCTTTCGGCTTGACCCGGATATGATCAAACAACTGCAAGGCAATGTGGAGAAAGTACTGGAGCATGCAATTGTTACCGAAGAAGGCGTTCCCATATCGGACGTGATCAACTTTGAAGAAGTCAAGGCGGAAATTTTATCAGCGCTCCAACAGCTGCACGACATTCCTACGCGGCTCGAGCAGCCAGTCATTTACCATCTCGATGTCGGTGCCATGTACCCGAACATCATACTTACGAACCGTCTTCAACCGTCATCCATGGTGAGTGATGCGGATTGTGCTGCGTGTGATTACAACAAACCGGGTGCACTATGCAAACGGGACATGGAGTGGCTGTGGCGCGGAGAAATGCTTCCAGCAAGTCGTAACGAATTTCAGCGCATTCAACAGCAGCTTGAGACGGAGAAGTTTCCGCCACTGTTTCCAGGTGGTCCACAGCGCGCCTTTCACGAACTGTCGCGCGAAGATCAAGCAAATTACGAGAAGAAAAGACTGTCGGATTACTGCCGAAAGGCGTACAAGAAAACGAAGGTTACACGGTTGGAGACGCGAACGTCTACCATCTGCCAGAAGGAAAACAGTTTCTACGTCGATACGGTGCGAGCGTTCCGTGATCGTCGGTATGAGTATAAGGCGTTAACTAAGGTTGCAAAAGCGGCGGTTACGGCGGCTGTAAAGAGTGGTGATGCAGGCGAAATAAAGGCCGCAAAAGGGCGCGAAGTACTGTACGACTCCCTGCAGCTTGCTCACAAATGCATTCTCAATTCGTTCTACGGATACGTGATGCGTAAGGGTGCCCGTTGGCACAGCATGCCAATGGCGGGAATTGTCTGTTTGACTGGTTCGAACATTATCACAAAAGCGCGAGAAATCATCGAACGCGTTGGTCGACCGCTAGAGCTGGATACCGACGGTATATGGTGCATATTACCCGCATCATTTCCCCAAGAGTTTACCTTCCGAACAAACcatcagaagaagaaaacgctCAACGTTTCGTACCCAAATGCTGTGTTAAACACGATGGTGAAGGATCATTTTACCAACGAACAGTATCATGAGCTGGTGCGAGCTGGAGATGGCGGCAAGGGCGCTGAATATTCGGTACGTTCGGAAAACTCGATTTTCTTCGAGGTTGATGGCCCTTACCTGGCTATGGTGCTACCGGCAGCCAAAGAGGAAGGTAAAAAGCTGAAAAAACGCTACGCAGTATTTAACTTCGATGGGTCGCTGGCAGAACTGAAGGGCTTCGAGGTAAAACGGCGTGGAGAGCTTCAGCTGATTAAGATATTTCAATCATCCGTATTCGAAGCGTTCCTGCAAGGCTCAACGCTGGAGCAGTGTTATGCGTCCGTGGCCAAAATAGCCGACTATTGGCTAGATGTGTTGTACAGCAAGGGGCACAATATGCCGGACAGCGAGCTGTTTGAACTGATTTCGGAGAATCGTTCTATGTCGCGAAAGCTTGAAGATTATGGCGAACAGAAATCAACTTCCATCTCGACGGCAAAACGTTTGGCCGAATTTTTGGGAGATCAAATGGTAAAGGATGCTGGACTGGCGTGTAAGTTTATAATTTCTCGCAAACCGGAAGGAGCCCCGGTAACCGAACGAGCCATCCCGCTGGCTATATTTCAGTCCGAAGTAAGTGTACGACGGCATTATTTGCGACGCTGGTTGAAGGACAATACGATGGGCGATGCCGACATTCGGGATGTTTTGGATTGGAACTATTACATCGAACGATTGGGAGGAACGATTCAGAAAATCATCACGATCCCGGCTGCCTTGCAGGGGTTAAACAATCCGGTACCGCGTGTGCAGCATCCCGACTGGTTGCACAAGAAAATGTTGGAGAAAAATGACACCTTGAAACAACGACGCATAAGCGAAATGTTTAGCGTAGCACCGCCAAAACCAGCCGCTCCCAGTACAGACCTTACCGACGTGGAAGATTTAGTAAGCAAACAATCCAATGGAGGCCAGTTACCGGGAGTTCCCGTAGCGCACAAACGTCGCCGAGAAGGATCTGACGATCGTGGAGCACAATCCGATGATGAACCGGTGCCTACAGTTCCAAAAACGTGGCGCGAAGCTCTGGGTGATCCGCCCTCACCTGGCACCACCAAGGCAGAACTGGTAGAATGGCTACGGTTTCATAAGCGCAAATGGCGCTGGCAAATATCTCAACGCGATCGCCACCATCGCGATGTGCgtaacaacagcaaacgaatTCGTACTGCCGTCGATGAAAATGTCAGTGCAGCGGCACCAACTCGAGCTGTGACGCTGGGTGGCTTCCTGCGCAAAACGCAACGCTCGCTGATTGAGCAAAGCTGGCAGATTATACAGCTTATACCGGTGGACGACCTGGGCAACTTTACCGTGTGGGCTATGGTTGGAGAGGAGTTGCACAAAATTCGACTCTCGGTACAGCGAATCTTTTACGTTAACCAGCGAACTCCGGCACCTCCCGAGAACGACGGTGCAATAACGCCGGGGGCGGGCAAATCGATGTGGAAAAAGGTTCACCGTGTGTTGCCACGTGCACGACCCGTCTACCATCTCTACCAGTACGTGGTTCCGGAGCAGATCTTTCGCGATAATCGTCTCGGTTTGCTCGCCGATCTTGCTACGCCCGATATTGAGGGCATTTACGAAACGCAAATGACGCTAGAATTTCGTGCCCTCATGGAGTTGGGCTGTGTATGCGCAGTACAGCGGTCTGAAGCAAGAGCGCTGGCAGCTTTAGCAACGAAAGATCTCGAAGCGTTCAACATACAGCAGTTGGAAATGCGTCCCAGTAACTCCACATCCTACTTGAAGAGCTCAAAAAATGGTGGTGTGAATATGCGCAAGATATTCATTTATCAGCACGTTTCACCAACGGGAAAACGTGAGATGTGGGGCCTATTTTCGCcagccaacaaaaaagcgcTTGTGATCGTGCTGGATACGGTACGCACGAATCAACTGCCAACCGTAAAGAATCTTTACACCTCCGAACGGATTGCACTCCTAACGGCCGGTGGCGAAAATCAAGAAGAAATGCTACCACCGCCAGATATGACATTCGAGGTGTACATGGAAATCGATGCTAAGCAGGTGTACCAGCGTGTTACACGAGCGCTAACGGCATATCGAGACGAAAAACGTGGACCAACGCTGCTATGCCTTCAAACCGCACTTGGACTGCAGAAGCTAAATCAAAATTTGCCTATCTGCTTAGAGTTCCCGGAGGTTTCTATTCACATTGCAGACGATGCGGCTCTTCTCTCCGGGCTCGATTGGCAACGGCACGGTGCACGGTCCATGATAAGACACTTCCTCAATCTTAACCGCGTACTGCAAATGATGCTAGAACAATGTCTCTACTTCCAGCTGCCCTTGGGCAACATGCCACCGGATACAGTTCTTTTCGGGGCCGATTTATTCTATGCCAGACTGCTGCAGCGTTATAATTTCGTTCTTTGGTGCTCAGCCGGGGCCCGTCCCGACCTTGGTGGACGCGAAGCGGACGACAGTCGACTGCTGGCCGAATTTGAGGATAACATCTCGATCGTACAGAATCGCGCGGGACTTTATCGATCTGTTTGCGTTGAACTAACCGTGGAGAGTTTGGCCGTTTCGGCTTTGCTGCAGGCAAGTAAAGTGCAGGAACTCGAGGGAACGTCTTCAGCAATTACGTTCGACGTAATGCCACAAGCATCGCTAGAAGAGATGATCACCAGTGGACCGAACGGGCCACAACTTTCCAACTACGACGAAACGGCCCTTTGTAGTCAAGCATTTCGCGTAATGCGAATGATGGTCAACGCATGGTTGCGCGAAGTTTCCATCAACCGGAATGTGTTTTCCGACTTTCAGATCATTCATTTCTACCGTTGGGTACGGTCGAGCCGTGCCCTACTGTACGATCCTGCTTTACGACGCGCACTGAACACCCTGATGCGGAAACTGTTCCTGCAAATTGTGGCCGAGTTTCGGCGCATGAAAGCGGAGATCATATATGCGGACTTCAATCGCATCGTGATCGATACCGGCAAACGAACGGTTGCCGATGCCATTAGCTACACGGATTTTGTTGTGCAGAACATTCGCAATCGTGAGCTGTTTCATAGCGTTTCGTTGTCCTTTCAACAAGCGTGGGAATTTTTACTCTGGATTGATCCTACCAACTATGGTGGTGTGCGAGGCAATCTGCCGAAGGATGTAATTGCCTCGGCGGAAATGACCACCCCAGCATCGCAAGAGGAGGATGCAGAGGAAGAGGAACTTTCGCTCGAAATGAACTGGAGCATCTCGGAGCAGCTTCCCGAGGAGAGAAGATGTCGTGCAAATTTTGAAAGCTTCGTCGTCTCCTTCCTGCAAACGATGGCCGAAGGAGTTTCCCCTGAAAGTGCGCTAAAAAAGTTAGCTTGCGTCGCGTATGGAATGGTGCAGAAAATGCACGACGGATATGCACGTGGTGCGAGCGGGCCGGCTTTAGAGTTTGTAAAAGCTGTCTCTAAAGCTTTGGCGGCTTGCAAAGAAATAGACGAGCAGTTAACGACCATGCGGCGCAACATGTTGCTGCTTGTCGGCGTGGGAGACTTTAGTGACAAGGCGATATGGAAAGAGTCGATAAAATCGTTCGTCCTTACGGAGGTGATCTGCCAGGCGTGTAACCATTGCCGTGATTTAGATCTCTGCAAAGACACTCATCGCGCATTGAAGGATGGAGACCTacctgtgtggctgtgtgcgcAGTGTAACGTCGACTATGATAACGTGGAGATTGAAATGCGACTCCTCGACGTCGTTCAACGAAAGCTGATGTCCTACACGTTGCAGGATCTACGGTGCGTCAAGTGCAAGCAAATCAAGCGGGAAAATCTCTCTCAATATTGCACCTGTACCGGTAACTTTGAAAATCTCATCTCTACGGGCGAGATACGACGATTGCTTCAGACTTTCCACATGCTGGCCAAAGACTATCGCATGCGTGTTCTGGAAGAAACTGTTCAGCACATACTGCAAACGTAAGCCGCAACTGTACTACTTTTGCTATAACATTTCTTTTCTTAGCCAAATAAATAGCTACACAACTTCGATACTTTTTACATCTGTttcagtagtagcagtagtgttTAGTTCCTATTATAACAGGTCTGCTCTTAGATGACCCGGCATAGCTTAAGCACTCGCATTGATAGGATCAATCTTAGGTTCCTCGAACTTGAACGTGGGGAAGGCAGTCATGTCTTCGCCCTGCGCACCACCGTACTGCTTGGCCAGTTTCTCCATCTCCTGTTTCAATTCACGTTCGATTTCCGGCGTTGAATCGACAAGCTTGCCACCGCTAAAAAGGGGTttaaaaagttgataaaatgattTTGCGTGTGATTCCTTTACACGAAAACATCCGTTTGCAGATAATATGCTATTGTTTTTAACTTACGCGCTCTGGCTCTTCTGTGCATATTCGCGGAGCTTGTTAACGAACAGTTGCTGGATTGGATCGCTAGCCTTCGCCAGCAGAACGGCAGAGACACCGTAGTTACGGCGGGCCTGCAGTCCCATGACCCGGGCAGCGGACAGGATCTGGTTGGTCAGCATCTGGTGCcgggagagaagaaaaatacaccATTTCAGTGCAACAATAACCTCATATCTCACGTTATGTAACTTGGAAGCAACCGGAACATCTGTTCCAGTGATTTGCAGCGCTTAGATAATGTATAGAAAGGCTTTTGCTCGCTtcgtttattgaaatttatgacggaAACCGTAAATATACATACCTTCGGAATATTTTATTCACGTAAACGTAGAATTCGCTCCGATAACAGATGCAGGAAGATTTTGCGATGCCGAGAAATCTTTTGGCTAAATCCTGTTGACGGTCGACCGAACTTTGACATTTGTTGACATACGGAGTGTTGTTGTTTAGAAGATAGAGCCGAAAGCTTCGGTAACCCACTGTGCGGTTCTTTCGTAAAATATTCGTTTTACCGTTAATTCAAAAAAGGACCACGAagtcaatttttttataaatgcaGCTTCTTTTGATGTTGGGCATtatatttgtaaaataatcaacccgaggaaaaaaagtttgcaaaaaatttcaaatatttgtaatCTGTGATgctaaaaaaattttttttacaagaaaaaagacaTTCCGATGAACCAATAATAATTCGTTTTTAAAGGAGAGTACGCAAAATAATGTAGGTAAGTATTCATTTACTCGTGGTTTAATGATTGTGGTTGCTTCGGCAGTCTATTGTTTTTATACTTTCGGATTACCACAAGCCGTATCATCCACAAGTACCGATTCCCATTAAGAGCATTTATCCATACGCAGGAATGACTAAATGTGAAGAGATATTGTGTATGTTTTAAGTGGCTTAATGTAcatgaaaagtaaaagtgTATTTTAGGCTATTTTACTCTGGGTGATTACACAAATGTTCTAATATTTTCTGTCTACACAGTTAGCACAGAATGAATGTTCCCTATCTACACAGTTAGCACAGTTCAAGGATTGTGTTAGCGGATCCTAAGCAAGACTTGCCAGAAAAATGAACCTCGCAAccgtttgaaaattctgaagaTCAACCATTCCaaggttggaaaattgtttggTACCGTACTGTAGCGTATCCGTAACATAGGAAGACTTTTACAAAGTTATGATGGACTGGAATCAGAGTCTATTGATACTGTTGAGTTGTCTGTTAAGTGATCTGTTACACTATTGGCAACATGGCAAAGTAAAATTCTTCCAAGGATCGTTCACGACGTGTTCAAGGATAATAAAGCTATCACAGTTAGAAAATGCATTTCCCATATAAATGATCTATATGCTTTATTGCGTATAGTATATTCCCAGGTCTGGTTTGTGGTTCGAATTATTTGACTTagcaatgtttatttattttagtcaaTCTAACCTAAGCTCTCTAACGGGGCTGGTGGAGGCGACTACGGCGCTGGCCTTTACATGACAGGGtcgaggttcaaatctcacctggaccgtccccccagtagtgaggactaactatccaagtacgtggaatcggcagtctagtaagccactcgATTGCCGGCATGGCCAAGAAGgtacgttaagccaagaagaagatgagcCTTAGCTTTCCAAAAAAGGGGTACTTCGAGTATTGGCAATTGcaactttatttaaaaatacattcgTTTCTATATATTTCACATTCATTACTAATGCTCAGCTCATCTGAATTGCAACTTTAACTATCAAAGTCTGACATTCAACAGTTGATGTTGTACATCGACAAGATGAATGTAATGTACAGTAAACGAAAGTGGATGGCTTTGAGTTACACTTGTCCCACTCAATCCCCATGtctatttttattatgcttCTGTTTGTGCTTCACCATcggaaagaaaga
This genomic window from Anopheles maculipalpis chromosome 2RL, idAnoMacuDA_375_x, whole genome shotgun sequence contains:
- the LOC126559914 gene encoding DNA polymerase epsilon catalytic subunit 1, encoding MFSTNTGKYNAEKAEGDDTNEIGYRQSRENDQIDLKYGFERVKDTQERTGYLINIHSTEILNEDRRLVAALDMYFLQMDGSRYKTTVIYAPYLLLITRDGTSLEVAKFLGKKYSGQLLAIEHIQKEDLDLPNHLSGLKQNLLKLRFPNTTQMNKVKRDLNTAVRKNREREKANTYYMQMLSTSLSTAIRFDGTEGEGSGPNQNVDFYDYIVDIREHDVPYHVRVSIDLNIFCGTWYTVRCRGGDEPPVITPRPDIIDRPEPVILAFDIETTKLPLKFPDAQTDQIMMISYMIDGQGYLITNREIISGDVDDFEYTPKPEFEGNFIVFNEANELGLLQKFFDHILEVKPHIFVTYNGDFFDWPFVEARAAVYDLDMRREIGFSKVNGRDGNYLCRPAMHLDCLCWVKRDSYLPVGSHGLKAVAKSKLRYDPVELDPEEMCRMAVEQPQVLANYSVSDAVATYYLYMKYVHPFIFALATIIPMEPDEILRKGSGTLCESLLMKEAFKVNIVFPNKQVSELNKLTNDGHVLDSETYVGGHVEALESGVFRADISTRFRLDPDMIKQLQGNVEKVLEHAIVTEEGVPISDVINFEEVKAEILSALQQLHDIPTRLEQPVIYHLDVGAMYPNIILTNRLQPSSMVSDADCAACDYNKPGALCKRDMEWLWRGEMLPASRNEFQRIQQQLETEKFPPLFPGGPQRAFHELSREDQANYEKKRLSDYCRKAYKKTKVTRLETRTSTICQKENSFYVDTVRAFRDRRYEYKALTKVAKAAVTAAVKSGDAGEIKAAKGREVLYDSLQLAHKCILNSFYGYVMRKGARWHSMPMAGIVCLTGSNIITKAREIIERVGRPLELDTDGIWCILPASFPQEFTFRTNHQKKKTLNVSYPNAVLNTMVKDHFTNEQYHELVRAGDGGKGAEYSVRSENSIFFEVDGPYLAMVLPAAKEEGKKLKKRYAVFNFDGSLAELKGFEVKRRGELQLIKIFQSSVFEAFLQGSTLEQCYASVAKIADYWLDVLYSKGHNMPDSELFELISENRSMSRKLEDYGEQKSTSISTAKRLAEFLGDQMVKDAGLACKFIISRKPEGAPVTERAIPLAIFQSEVSVRRHYLRRWLKDNTMGDADIRDVLDWNYYIERLGGTIQKIITIPAALQGLNNPVPRVQHPDWLHKKMLEKNDTLKQRRISEMFSVAPPKPAAPSTDLTDVEDLVSKQSNGGQLPGVPVAHKRRREGSDDRGAQSDDEPVPTVPKTWREALGDPPSPGTTKAELVEWLRFHKRKWRWQISQRDRHHRDVRNNSKRIRTAVDENVSAAAPTRAVTLGGFLRKTQRSLIEQSWQIIQLIPVDDLGNFTVWAMVGEELHKIRLSVQRIFYVNQRTPAPPENDGAITPGAGKSMWKKVHRVLPRARPVYHLYQYVVPEQIFRDNRLGLLADLATPDIEGIYETQMTLEFRALMELGCVCAVQRSEARALAALATKDLEAFNIQQLEMRPSNSTSYLKSSKNGGVNMRKIFIYQHVSPTGKREMWGLFSPANKKALVIVLDTVRTNQLPTVKNLYTSERIALLTAGGENQEEMLPPPDMTFEVYMEIDAKQVYQRVTRALTAYRDEKRGPTLLCLQTALGLQKLNQNLPICLEFPEVSIHIADDAALLSGLDWQRHGARSMIRHFLNLNRVLQMMLEQCLYFQLPLGNMPPDTVLFGADLFYARLLQRYNFVLWCSAGARPDLGGREADDSRLLAEFEDNISIVQNRAGLYRSVCVELTVESLAVSALLQASKVQELEGTSSAITFDVMPQASLEEMITSGPNGPQLSNYDETALCSQAFRVMRMMVNAWLREVSINRNVFSDFQIIHFYRWVRSSRALLYDPALRRALNTLMRKLFLQIVAEFRRMKAEIIYADFNRIVIDTGKRTVADAISYTDFVVQNIRNRELFHSVSLSFQQAWEFLLWIDPTNYGGVRGNLPKDVIASAEMTTPASQEEDAEEEELSLEMNWSISEQLPEERRCRANFESFVVSFLQTMAEGVSPESALKKLACVAYGMVQKMHDGYARGASGPALEFVKAVSKALAACKEIDEQLTTMRRNMLLLVGVGDFSDKAIWKESIKSFVLTEVICQACNHCRDLDLCKDTHRALKDGDLPVWLCAQCNVDYDNVEIEMRLLDVVQRKLMSYTLQDLRCVKCKQIKRENLSQYCTCTGNFENLISTGEIRRLLQTFHMLAKDYRMRVLEETVQHILQT
- the LOC126559487 gene encoding ATP synthase-coupling factor 6, mitochondrial translates to MLTNQILSAARVMGLQARRNYGVSAVLLAKASDPIQQLFVNKLREYAQKSQSAGGKLVDSTPEIERELKQEMEKLAKQYGGAQGEDMTAFPTFKFEEPKIDPINASA